The sequence AATTTTTAATTACGTAATATTGTGATTAAGtttggaatttaaattttttgaaaattatccataatcaaaatatgtcaaatataaaataattagtttaataCTTTGAAAaggtatgattttttaaaattatttttttcctttttcttcagaaaattttcatttacgaATCTTaggttggatttttttttaaatgtttatttatgatttttaaaattttttaaaggcGATATTATCAAAAGAATGCTAAAATTAGAGAATTTAGTTATTTTGTACATTTTTTATCCTAATTttcttttaatatttaaaatgaataaaattatttatatttatatatatataattaatcaaatttgaacCTAATAAATATGGTAAaattgcaaaggaataaaaattcttactaatatatatttagtttaagcattatatatatatatatatatatatacatacatacatatatatatatatatataaatgatattGTGAGCAACTGTCGTAAGCACCTGCTGACGTGACATCATGCACATTTAATAGATGAATGACACGTCAGCAGGTGCTCACATGGGTGCTCACGGTTGTTGCTCataatatcatttatatatatatatatatatatatataatgaatcaAATTTGAACCTAATAAATACGGTAAAtattgcaaaggaataaaaattTTCTGTTAATAATGTTCTATTTCCAATAttcgtgctcagtctttcatattattaattataatattgcaTTCTATTTAAGAAAATTCAATCTCCAAAATTGAAagactttttaaattttaaaataaaattaggtAATTATTTCATTTCGTATATTAAATATTCTattgtaatttattttaaaaattcaacgacaaaaattttaacaattttatatattttagcatttatttgataaatacaaattcataaaattaataaatctgTATAgaatgattaagaaaattttaaaatgataatttattattatttttacttttagtatttatttatctactttttaatgtgtaaattttttagcaaataaaaatattataaactatgTAAATTTTAGTCAATTATATCTGTGAAATATCtttatctattatatatatgtatatatatatggtatGAAAAGATTTGAATGTGTTTCTTtgcatttaaaatataaatagaaataagtagtgttttattccttttttAGCTAAAAAATTTTGGCGAAATTTTACTATATTTggcaaaaactcagttattatatatatatagatatagattataataaattaataatatattttctatCTCCATTGACTTGCAACTTAATTGCACATTGAATTTATTGTCACAACCTCTATCTGCTAGCCCCACCCACATGAATTCAATACTCGCGGTGATaaattaattttctttcaaCTTGGAACGAGTATGCTAGAAATTGAAAGTTTAGAGAATCGTCGAGAGAAAGGCTATgacttgaaaatttgaaattgttCATCGTTCTTTTTGGATTGAGTTATTTGAATTTGAAACTTAAAATGATCCATGCTTTTATTTTGAGAGAATTTAAAAATAGGTTTACGGTGCGTAAAAAGGGTAAGTGAAATCCTATATATACAAGTATTGCTTCAATGTAGCTTTAAGGATTGAATAAACTTAATGTATAAATATAGTTTACGagcaaaatatattatttaacatGATCAACTTCAATAAAAAAAGCCACCAatcaattgcaaatcaaattaaTGACATATTTGTTTAATGTTATTAGTGAACTAAACCCTCTAGACTAGCATTGAGCGCTGAAACTATGGTTAGTACGTTGTTAAGATCTACCTTTATATCAAAACAAACAAGATCTCAAACGATGGAATCATATTTTTAAGATGTTGATGTGTGCataatttttttgtgatttatttttatgttctaTCTATGTTCGTTCAAATGTTCAATCATACTATTTTTTACCATTAATTATACAAAATAATATCGCGTTGTGTAAAaagttttttttgtgtttttaaaagtattttttttaacattagTCTTATTACTTATTgtagaattaatttttttacattttaatttcacattcaaaatttttatattatccaaTTTAACCATATTATACATGATATATAgtccgtgcatcgcacgggtgaaatACTAGTTTATCTATATATGCGAGTTCTTATTTTTTTAGTGAActcaaaaatattgatttgaaatttatctatatatgtgagttattcttatttttttcacTGAActcataaattaataaattttcaactttaaatacatcataGGAGAGATAGTGTTTTCAAATTTGTATAATTGATTGGATTGTTTTTCCCCTTTTGTCGTAAATCATTTCCAaatattgattaaataaatactACGAAAAATACATACATATTATTATGGAATAGGCATACAGAATTTTTCGAAATACAACGGTGTTCTTATTGGTGAAAAGATTGGCTGGTTTAAATTAATGCCATGATGAATATGAATAGTGAAAACATAATTGTGAGATGAATATTATTTGCAttcaaatttataatatttctcAAGCTCTTTTATATCTATATAATAGAGAAAATTATATAGATATATCATATCAAAAGAAATTCAACAACATTTTTTGAaagacaaaatataaaaaaatttgcagAAAATCCCACATGACAGGTGAAATGTCGAAACAAAAATTATTTCCTTGCACATATTTTCTATTTTAGCAAGTAATATTATATCAGATACCAAGCAAACACAAAAGCATCTAAACTTCGAAAAAACAGACAAGATTTTTAGTAGTATTCACACACATACACCGAGTGGCGTCTGCCTTAACAGCCAGCACCGCCGTAGACGCGGCGGCGGTGACAAGCGAGAGCCGACCCCACCACCCTCGCACCTGGTCAATACCAAAGGAAAGGAACACAAATATACATCCGTTTTCGGTTTTTCTTTCCATTTGAAGAAACATTTACAGCCACCATGATCAAATGATATGAGGCTAGACATCAAcgaatttgaaaaaaattcaagaaaactCCACTTCAAGAAACGTCATCGAACTCCTTCTCTACCCTCCGCCGTGGGCCTGCATGCCGCATGGGGTCCTCCGCCACCATTGCTTGGTCTCCCTGTCTTTTAACTTCATCTTTCAACCCAAGAATTACCATCATCTTCTTGTTCTGTGTACTCTTCCCCTCAGCTCTGTCCGGCCAGGTTTCGTCTTCAATCAGCCAGAACTTCACGGCTACTTACTACGATTACATCGATACCACAGGTGGATTTTTGGCTTCTCGTGACAGATCTTTCCAGGCCCGGATAATCAACCCGATACCCGAAAACCGATCTTTCTACCTTGTTGTGGTTCACGTTTCTTCAGGAGCTATTATCTGGTGTGCGAATCGCAACACCCCGATTTCAGAATCGTCAGAATTCCAGTTTTCACAAGATGGGATGACTCTTTTCAACGATCAGAAGAAACCCATCTGGTCAACGCCGCGGAATCTTGCTCCGGTTACTTCTCTGCAGCTGCTTGAATCCGGCAACCTGGTCATGCTCGACGGGGCTAACAAAACCGTGTGGGCAAGTTTTGATTTCCCCACTGACGTGATTGTTGCGGGCCAACGATTAAAGGTTGGAGGATCGTTGGTGGCCTCGCAAGATGGGGATCTTGCTGAGGGCATGTATTCTTTTGTAGTTGGATACGACGACGCGATGCTGCAGTGGAATGGGAtgaattactgggaattatcaATGTCAGCTAACAGAAATGCTAATTGGGCTGTTGAGTACATGGTGATGAATTACACAGGAGTGTATTTGATGGGAAAAAATGGTACTCAAGTTGTGATTTCAATTGCGTTGCATAGTTCTGATGATGTAGTAGACGACCCATCGGCTTTTCGGATTATGAAGTTGGATTACACTGGGGCGATTAGTGTTTCGAAATTTAGCTCAGGCGGATCAAGCAAGCAAGAGTTCGAGACTCCAAATGATAGCTGCCGAATCCCATTTACATGTGGGAAGCTTGGATATTGTGCTAATGGAGGAAGATGCCAGTGTGCACCTGGTTTCCACAGTGATCCCAAGACAAATAGTGATCCCAGGACGAACAATCAGATTTGCGTGCCAACGGATGGGTCTTTGGCTTTGCCAGGTCCTTGTAATGGATCACAGCCGAATATAACCAATATAAAGTATTCGCAGTTGGGGGTCAGTGTGGATTATTTCTCCAATGACTTTTCCAATCCTGTGTTGCTATATGTGAATCTTACGGACTGTATGAATCTGTGTTCTGGCAACTGTTCTTGCTTGGGGTTTTTCTACAGCCAGGGTTCTGGATCATGTTACGTGATCAAAAACCAAATAGGTTCCATGATAACAAAATCGAGCTCGCCCACGAATAAGGATAGATTAGGATACATAAAAACCATAGTTGTGGGAACTCCAACAATAGGTGTTGTGGAGAGCAAGAAATCCGATTTCCCTGTTTTGGCAGCGATATTGCTGCCATCATCAGGGGTG comes from Henckelia pumila isolate YLH828 chromosome 4, ASM3356847v2, whole genome shotgun sequence and encodes:
- the LOC140863336 gene encoding G-type lectin S-receptor-like serine/threonine-protein kinase At5g35370, coding for MGSSATIAWSPCLLTSSFNPRITIIFLFCVLFPSALSGQVSSSISQNFTATYYDYIDTTGGFLASRDRSFQARIINPIPENRSFYLVVVHVSSGAIIWCANRNTPISESSEFQFSQDGMTLFNDQKKPIWSTPRNLAPVTSLQLLESGNLVMLDGANKTVWASFDFPTDVIVAGQRLKVGGSLVASQDGDLAEGMYSFVVGYDDAMLQWNGMNYWELSMSANRNANWAVEYMVMNYTGVYLMGKNGTQVVISIALHSSDDVVDDPSAFRIMKLDYTGAISVSKFSSGGSSKQEFETPNDSCRIPFTCGKLGYCANGGRCQCAPGFHSDPKTNSDPRTNNQICVPTDGSLALPGPCNGSQPNITNIKYSQLGVSVDYFSNDFSNPVLLYVNLTDCMNLCSGNCSCLGFFYSQGSGSCYVIKNQIGSMITKSSSPTNKDRLGYIKTIVVGTPTIGVVESKKSDFPVLAAILLPSSGVMAIAVIAFLIWLRRRRIKRRWSKSINSKLGRGNSLSAEEEMDFVSIPGLPVRFGYEELVIATEGFKTQIGSGGFGIVYKGTLEDGADVAVKKITCLGSQGRREFLTEIAVIGNIHYVNLVRLKGFCAHGGQKFLVYEYMNRGSLDGTLFRGERVMEWKERYEIALGTARGLAYLHTGCEHKIIHCDVKPENILLHDKSHVKISDFGLSKLLSPEESNLFTTLRGTRGYLAPEWLTSSAISDKTDVYSYGMVLLEIIRGKKNSSPETRSANSGTDSNRGNSQSSPSSVESGQRPIYFPLFALDMHDEGRYMELADPRLMDRVAREEVEKLVRIALCCVQEEPNLRPSMVNVVRMLEGVMPLGEPRIESLNFLRFYGRRFTEESRLGEDNEQNQPRLYRQPTGTNTSSSYNSLSYMSSQEVSGPR